Proteins from a genomic interval of Treponema brennaborense DSM 12168:
- a CDS encoding pallilysin-related adhesin, which translates to MKRLIIVVFVIVAAVLAFFIATKDSASPNNAAVIRSKTVIPAAADGTAETAAEKSRYADETVLTSFIPLLGDETLINTLSIDFDGDGYDDQINAVKRISNPYITLLVGLYNPFQGQYVRTTEIHTEIIQTKTFSYTSMDITGEHKNALIYSGFAENGDSVMKIFLGGKNGGKFLLTEIGDFRSDGTIFIQQLDRYDSYEAAQTTGVSFPVWVYSSDSSQGGNSLDQLQTMYSWNPGQEKYVKSTETRVAGTKLTAKELARIQDGTVETFAHFLDGLWYKTSNTADGIRYVFFNFREKEIIFQFGDSQEVYTWVNSTLRRNGIYLSTVNGSVTNLTRRIDISLTGIDEIKIKNQDDVRMLIGENTLWDGQYKKQSAKNIPQKKQTEAQSAVEILEKTADWYIKGITHIVFENGTYSLPDETNTGSGKSGRTTVSYCSGQEFIQLRNADGSAFFGNEAYAVSAEKTKEGTVTAVILEPVTVTPVGLTKKDAAPIKLEAVKQ; encoded by the coding sequence ATGAAGCGTTTGATTATTGTCGTATTCGTTATCGTAGCAGCGGTATTGGCGTTTTTTATCGCCACAAAGGATTCTGCGTCGCCGAACAATGCAGCCGTTATCAGATCGAAAACGGTTATTCCGGCCGCTGCCGACGGCACTGCCGAAACTGCGGCGGAAAAGTCGCGTTATGCGGATGAAACCGTACTCACCTCTTTCATTCCGCTGCTGGGCGACGAAACGCTGATAAACACACTCAGCATCGATTTCGACGGCGACGGATACGACGACCAGATCAACGCGGTCAAACGGATCAGCAATCCGTACATAACGCTGCTGGTCGGTCTGTATAATCCGTTTCAGGGACAATACGTACGAACGACGGAAATTCACACCGAAATCATTCAGACTAAAACGTTTTCCTACACCAGTATGGATATTACCGGCGAACATAAAAACGCACTGATTTATTCGGGATTTGCCGAAAACGGCGACTCCGTCATGAAAATCTTTCTCGGCGGAAAAAACGGCGGCAAATTTTTACTGACGGAAATAGGCGATTTTCGATCCGACGGTACCATTTTCATTCAGCAGCTGGACCGCTACGATTCTTACGAAGCGGCGCAGACGACGGGCGTCAGTTTTCCGGTCTGGGTGTACAGTTCGGACTCGTCGCAGGGCGGCAATTCACTCGATCAGCTGCAGACCATGTATTCGTGGAATCCGGGGCAGGAAAAATACGTCAAATCGACAGAAACCCGCGTTGCCGGTACCAAACTGACGGCAAAAGAGCTCGCCCGTATTCAGGACGGAACGGTTGAAACGTTCGCTCATTTTTTGGACGGTTTGTGGTATAAAACGAGCAATACTGCGGACGGAATCCGCTACGTCTTTTTTAATTTTCGTGAAAAGGAAATCATTTTCCAATTCGGCGATTCGCAGGAAGTGTACACTTGGGTGAACAGTACGCTGCGCCGCAACGGTATTTACCTTTCGACGGTAAACGGATCCGTTACCAACTTGACCAGACGCATCGATATTTCGCTTACCGGCATCGATGAAATCAAAATCAAAAATCAGGACGACGTCAGAATGCTGATCGGAGAAAACACATTGTGGGACGGTCAGTATAAAAAGCAATCCGCAAAAAACATACCGCAGAAAAAACAAACCGAAGCGCAGTCCGCCGTAGAGATTCTTGAAAAAACGGCCGATTGGTATATTAAAGGAATCACGCACATCGTATTTGAAAACGGCACGTATTCGCTGCCCGATGAAACGAACACAGGATCGGGAAAATCAGGCAGAACGACGGTCAGTTACTGCAGCGGACAGGAATTCATTCAGCTCAGAAATGCCGACGGATCTGCATTTTTCGGCAACGAAGCGTACGCTGTCTCCGCCGAAAAAACGAAAGAAGGAACGGTTACCGCCGTCATTCTGGAACCGGTAACGGTAACGCCCGTCGGACTTACCAAAAAAGACGCCGCACCCATCAAACTCGAAGCGGTAAAACAGTAG
- a CDS encoding class I SAM-dependent methyltransferase, which produces MENTQWFEQENFWLNYGPIMFDTQHWAEAPGIAEKICAIAGLGKGSTILDAGCGPGRISVELALRGLDVTGVDNIKPYLDAARESAEDEGVSLNLVQSDLRTYVSSQPFDAAVNLYTSFGYCSSIEEDMLILKNIAQSVKSGGWFVMECLSRENAVRDFTAGEWFERAGKTVLTEFSVEGAWEGLKSRWILIDNETGGRIEHEFVQRLYSAVELKRLILAAGFSSAEIYGDFAFSPYNEKAATMVIICRK; this is translated from the coding sequence ATGGAAAACACGCAATGGTTCGAGCAGGAAAATTTCTGGCTCAATTACGGCCCCATCATGTTCGACACCCAGCACTGGGCGGAAGCACCGGGCATAGCGGAAAAAATATGCGCGATCGCGGGGCTCGGAAAAGGCAGCACGATACTTGACGCCGGCTGCGGCCCGGGACGCATCAGCGTCGAACTGGCCCTCAGAGGTCTGGACGTAACCGGTGTGGACAACATTAAACCGTACTTGGACGCCGCGCGCGAATCGGCCGAAGACGAAGGAGTTTCGCTGAACTTAGTGCAGTCCGACCTGCGCACGTACGTGAGTTCGCAGCCGTTCGACGCCGCCGTCAACTTATATACGTCGTTCGGTTATTGCAGTTCTATAGAAGAAGACATGCTGATTTTAAAAAACATCGCTCAGTCCGTCAAAAGCGGCGGTTGGTTCGTTATGGAATGCCTCAGCAGGGAAAACGCCGTCAGGGATTTTACCGCCGGAGAATGGTTCGAGCGCGCCGGAAAAACCGTGCTTACCGAATTTTCCGTTGAAGGTGCCTGGGAAGGGCTGAAATCGAGATGGATACTGATAGATAACGAAACCGGAGGCCGCATAGAGCACGAGTTCGTTCAGCGGCTGTATTCCGCCGTTGAACTGAAACGCCTCATACTGGCGGCGGGTTTTTCTTCGGCCGAAATTTACGGAGATTTCGCTTTTTCTCCTTACAATGAAAAAGCGGCGACTATGGTAATTATTTGCAGAAAATAG
- the rplM gene encoding 50S ribosomal protein L13: MKTIFVNERDAVRNWYIIDAAEKPLGRIAAKAATVLRGKNKATFAPNQEMGDFIVIINADKVAVTGAKASDKMYHHHTGFPGGLKSHNFAKTIERHPEDPLMLAIKGMLPKGPLGRALLKNVKVYAGVNHPHAAQNPQPLEV; the protein is encoded by the coding sequence ATGAAAACTATTTTCGTAAATGAACGAGACGCTGTACGTAATTGGTATATTATCGATGCAGCGGAAAAACCGCTCGGCCGCATTGCCGCAAAAGCTGCGACCGTACTGCGCGGTAAAAACAAGGCAACCTTTGCTCCTAACCAGGAAATGGGTGATTTTATCGTTATTATCAACGCCGACAAAGTCGCCGTTACCGGCGCAAAGGCTTCCGATAAAATGTATCACCATCATACGGGCTTTCCCGGCGGATTGAAGTCTCATAATTTTGCAAAAACGATCGAACGCCATCCCGAAGATCCGCTGATGCTGGCTATCAAGGGCATGCTGCCGAAAGGACCGCTCGGCCGCGCTTTGTTGAAGAATGTAAAAGTGTACGCCGGGGTCAATCATCCTCACGCAGCACAGAATCCCCAGCCGTTGGAAGTATAA
- the rpsI gene encoding 30S ribosomal protein S9: MVKNIGIGTGRRKTAVARVFLREGTGKIVVNGKDINEYFATAEQIRVVKQPLMVTACENKFDVLINVIGGGLNGQAGACLHGLSRALTQVDQENYTSLKANGYLTRDSRMVERKKYGQRGARRRFQFSKR; the protein is encoded by the coding sequence GTGGTAAAAAATATCGGAATTGGAACAGGAAGAAGAAAGACTGCCGTTGCCCGCGTATTTTTACGGGAAGGTACCGGTAAAATCGTTGTAAACGGTAAAGATATCAATGAGTATTTCGCTACGGCAGAACAGATTCGCGTGGTAAAACAGCCGTTGATGGTTACCGCTTGTGAAAATAAATTCGACGTTCTGATCAACGTGATCGGCGGCGGTTTGAACGGTCAGGCGGGCGCGTGCCTGCACGGATTGTCGCGTGCGTTGACGCAGGTCGATCAGGAAAATTACACTTCGCTGAAAGCGAACGGCTACCTTACCCGCGATTCCCGCATGGTCGAACGCAAAAAGTACGGTCAGCGCGGAGCACGCCGCAGATTCCAGTTCAGCAAACGTTAG
- a CDS encoding regulatory protein RecX has protein sequence MFVVSATKQISSECVQITFSTGSCFFIRFCYLKQVPPERIQPDARFSEDEAADIMNASIAFGAEKAAAAYLERSEQSRYLLIQKLLKKGFDRDSIRCALDYLEFRGYLSDSRYARAWLRNRAINHAEGRVKLLAALVSRGIERSIAQCAVDDFFESVSEEAACLRAVEKCRRQGKNESQIEKYLQRSGFSLSVIRAACQNLT, from the coding sequence GTGTTTGTCGTTTCTGCGACCAAACAGATCTCGTCGGAATGCGTCCAGATAACGTTTTCCACGGGATCTTGTTTTTTTATACGATTCTGCTATCTGAAACAAGTTCCGCCGGAACGTATTCAGCCCGACGCTCGGTTTTCGGAAGACGAAGCGGCCGACATCATGAACGCGTCGATCGCGTTCGGTGCGGAAAAAGCCGCCGCTGCATATCTGGAACGAAGCGAACAAAGCCGCTATCTGCTGATCCAAAAATTGCTGAAAAAAGGGTTCGATCGCGACTCGATACGCTGCGCGCTCGATTATCTGGAATTTCGCGGCTATTTGTCCGACAGCCGGTACGCGCGGGCGTGGCTGCGAAACCGTGCGATCAATCATGCCGAAGGACGCGTCAAACTGCTTGCCGCACTCGTTTCTCGCGGTATCGAGCGGAGCATTGCACAGTGCGCCGTGGACGATTTTTTTGAATCCGTATCCGAAGAAGCTGCGTGCCTGCGCGCCGTTGAAAAATGCCGCCGTCAGGGAAAAAACGAATCGCAAATCGAAAAATATCTGCAGCGCAGCGGTTTTTCTCTTTCCGTAATCCGTGCGGCTTGTCAAAATTTGACATAA
- a CDS encoding response regulator, giving the protein MSKDFSKTVVYSALEVANICGVANQTAINWIRSGYLKAYSTPGGQYRVYADNLLAFMAERDMRIPEELAAVCKKYAAQQQNILIVEDDEGLNSVLASYLTKQLSSVEILQAFDGFEAGALLANKRPKVIILDLNLPGVDGFELCRKINSSDEFGHPSVIVITALQDTDIEQRVAELQVASFLRKPLALPELAQIARECLDR; this is encoded by the coding sequence ATGTCAAAAGATTTTTCAAAAACTGTCGTATATTCTGCGTTGGAAGTTGCGAACATATGCGGTGTTGCAAATCAGACTGCAATAAATTGGATCCGCAGCGGGTATTTGAAAGCGTACAGTACGCCGGGCGGGCAATATCGCGTGTATGCGGATAATCTGCTCGCGTTTATGGCGGAACGCGATATGCGTATTCCCGAAGAACTCGCCGCCGTCTGTAAAAAATATGCGGCGCAGCAGCAGAATATTTTGATCGTTGAAGACGACGAAGGGTTGAATTCGGTGCTCGCGTCGTATTTGACCAAACAGTTGTCTTCCGTTGAAATTCTTCAGGCGTTCGACGGGTTCGAGGCCGGCGCGCTTCTGGCGAACAAACGTCCCAAAGTGATCATATTGGACCTTAACCTGCCCGGCGTGGACGGCTTCGAGCTGTGCCGCAAAATCAATTCGTCCGACGAATTCGGTCACCCGTCCGTTATCGTTATCACCGCGCTGCAGGACACCGATATAGAACAGCGGGTTGCCGAGCTGCAGGTGGCGAGTTTTTTGCGGAAACCGCTTGCATTACCCGAATTGGCGCAGATCGCACGGGAGTGTCTGGACCGGTAA
- a CDS encoding PP2C family protein-serine/threonine phosphatase produces MNSPIEFEIAADVLSAVAAFSKEIASQPVSQVDAEFFISAVQRFTGQLYGFRNAALYYRSEPDGPVFCSLPEAESPCERSSFESRISTLGKIETEYRNPGTFVKAEFHAYLCVSFFIKKVFFFSIVVCGKKSEIRQAERTAPFLHAYLASEFRRVRKSKKELQSVKKSEQEAFLLRTKRILKTRKSAQRWFADDGRSALDSGTDFSGLYPCRKDVWLSCLCDVTVPSDARASVLLMIDAYMAMLSRSGSDAETVVRRIGQAIHDKSMEMYASVVCTLYDKGSGTVTVCGAGSCRAYYVHHDSGRCSELVFGEPLGSKSTVPEKFPLEIRVLNVSPGDVLFLCSDGIATAQKKNGGTFENDAIAAAVKKYAALSASYLMEKMYKFLDDTCGVYRDDCTCQVFKYE; encoded by the coding sequence ATGAACAGTCCCATTGAATTTGAAATCGCCGCGGATGTTTTATCCGCAGTCGCCGCGTTCAGTAAGGAAATCGCTTCCCAGCCGGTGAGTCAGGTTGACGCGGAGTTTTTTATCTCCGCAGTTCAGCGCTTTACCGGTCAGTTATACGGATTCCGGAACGCGGCGTTGTATTACCGTTCCGAACCGGACGGTCCGGTTTTCTGTTCCCTGCCTGAAGCGGAATCGCCGTGCGAGCGATCTTCGTTTGAATCCCGGATTTCCACGCTCGGAAAAATCGAAACGGAATATCGGAATCCGGGAACTTTCGTAAAAGCGGAGTTTCACGCGTATCTGTGCGTTTCGTTTTTCATCAAAAAAGTATTTTTCTTTTCTATCGTCGTGTGCGGAAAAAAAAGTGAAATCAGACAGGCGGAACGGACCGCGCCGTTCCTGCACGCGTATCTTGCGTCCGAATTCCGGCGCGTCAGAAAAAGCAAAAAAGAATTGCAATCGGTAAAAAAAAGCGAACAGGAAGCGTTCCTTCTCCGGACGAAACGGATTCTGAAAACGCGGAAATCCGCTCAGCGATGGTTCGCCGACGACGGCAGAAGCGCGCTCGATTCGGGTACCGATTTTTCCGGTTTGTATCCGTGCAGAAAAGACGTTTGGCTTTCCTGCTTGTGCGACGTAACGGTTCCTTCCGACGCGCGCGCGAGCGTACTGCTGATGATCGACGCGTATATGGCGATGCTTTCGCGCAGCGGCAGCGACGCGGAAACGGTCGTGCGGCGGATCGGGCAGGCGATTCACGATAAATCGATGGAAATGTACGCGTCCGTCGTGTGCACGCTCTACGATAAGGGCAGCGGAACGGTTACGGTCTGCGGTGCCGGAAGCTGCCGCGCGTATTACGTTCATCACGATTCGGGGCGCTGTTCCGAACTGGTTTTCGGAGAGCCGCTGGGCAGCAAAAGCACCGTTCCCGAAAAATTTCCGCTTGAAATCCGCGTGCTGAACGTTTCGCCGGGAGACGTACTGTTTTTATGCAGCGACGGAATCGCGACGGCGCAGAAAAAAAACGGCGGAACTTTTGAAAACGACGCGATAGCGGCGGCCGTAAAAAAATACGCGGCGCTGAGCGCTTCGTATCTGATGGAAAAAATGTACAAATTCTTGGACGATACGTGCGGAGTTTACCGCGACGACTGTACGTGTCAGGTTTTCAAGTATGAATAA